The following coding sequences lie in one Arachis ipaensis cultivar K30076 chromosome B03, Araip1.1, whole genome shotgun sequence genomic window:
- the LOC107631286 gene encoding ribulose bisphosphate carboxylase/oxygenase activase, chloroplastic, whose translation MASSVSTVGVVNRTLLSFNGSGGGSSVPSSAFLGSSLKKVQSRIPNTKVSPGCLKIVAAKEIDEESQTDGDRWRGLAYDISDDQQDITRGKGMVDSLFQAPMQTGTHYAVMSSYEYLSQGLRQYDIDNMLDGFYIAPAFMDKLVVHITKNFMTLPNIKVPLILGIWGGKGQGKSFQCELVFAKMGINPIMMSAGELESGNAGEPAKLIRQRYREAADLIKKGKMCCLFINDLDAGAGRMGGTTQYTVNNQMVNATLMNIADNPTNVQLPGMYNKEENPRVPIIVTGNDFSTLYAPLIRDGRMEKFYWAPTREDRIGVCTGIFRTDNVPADDIVKLVDTFPGQSIDFFGALRARVYDDEVRKWISGVGVEGVGKKLVNSKEGPPTFEQPKMTLEKLLEYGNMLVQEQENVKRVQLADKYLNEAALGDANADAINSGTFFGAQT comes from the exons ATGGCTTCCTCCGTCTCCACAGTCGGAGTTGTGAACAGAACCCTA CTGAGCTTCAATGGATCAGGAGGAGGAAGCTCGGTTCCAAGCTCAGCGTTCTTGGGAAGCAGCTTGAAGAAGGTTCAGTCGAGAATCCCAAACACGAAGGTGAGCCCTGGATGCTTGAAGATTGTGGCGGCGAAAGAGATAGACGAGGAGAGCCAGACAGATGGGGACAGATGGAGGGGTCTGGCATACGATATATCGGATGATCAGCAAGACATCACGAGGGGTAAGGGTATGGTCGACAGCCTTTTCCAAGCCCCTATGCAAACCGGAACTCACTACGCTGTCATGAGCTCTTATGAGTACCTCAGCCAGGGGCTTCGCCA GTACGACATTGACAACATGCTTGACGGCTTCTACATTGCCCCTGCTTTTATGGACAAGCTTGTTGTTCACATCACCAAGAACTTCATGACCCTCCCCAACATCAAG GTTCCTCTCATTCTTGGTATCTGGGGAGGCAAGGGTCAAGGAAAGTCGTTCCAATGTGAACTTGTTTTTGCCAAGATGGGAATCAA CCCAATCATGATGAGTGCTGGAGAGTTGGAAAGTGGAAACGCAGGAGAGCCGGCGAAGCTGATCAGGCAGAGATACCGTGAGGCGGCAGATTTGATCAAGAAGGGGAAGATGTGCTGCCTCTTCATCAACGATCTGGACGCAGGAGCTGGTCGTATGGGCGGAACCACCCAATACACAGTCAACAACCAGATGGTCAACGCCACCCTCATGAACATTGCTGACAACCCAACCAACGTGCAGCTCCCCGGTATGTACAACAAGGAGGAGAACCCACGTGTCCCCATCATCGTCACCGGAAACGATTTCTCCACTCTCTACGCTCCTCTTATCCGTGACGGTCGTATGGAGAAGTTCTACTGGGCTCCCACAAGGGAAGACCGTATTGGTGTCTGCACCGGTATCTTCCGTACCGACAATGTTCCCGCCGATGACATTGTCAAGCTTGTTGACACTTTCCCCGGCCAATCCATTG ATTTCTTCGGTGCACTTCGGGCGAGAGTGTACGACGACGAAGTTAGGAAGTGGATCTCAGGAGTTGGAGTGGAGGGAGTTGGAAAGAAGCTTGTGAACTCAAAGGAAGGACCACCAACATTTGAGCAACCAAAGATGACACTGGAGAAGCTGTTGGAGTACGGAAACATGCTTGTGCAAGAACAGGAGAACGTGAAGAGAGTCCAGTTGGCTGACAAGTACTTGAATGAGGCTGCTCTTGGTGACGCCAACGCAGATGCCATCAACAGTGGAACTTTTTTCGGCGCCCAGACATAA